TCCATCTCGGCGGGGCGACCCTCGATGTAGCCCTTCACGGTTCCCCTGCCGGAGTTCATGCACCAGCCCCGGAGTCCCAGGGTTTTGGCCTTTCGCAAGGCATGTCGCCGGAAATTGACGCCTTGCACCTTTCCGAATACCTCGAATTCACAGGAGAAGACACCTTCGGCTACCATTGCGAAAAACTTCGGTTTGACAAGAACACGACAGACAAGGCTTGAACTTTTGGCGGAAACAAAAAGGGCTCAAATTTCGGttacaaaatacatttacGTTACAAAACACATTTTGAGTCGAAATTTATTGacttaaaacaaaaggaaTATGTCTGATTTAGcgtaatttaaaataggtcatttaaattaatttcaatgccgtattgattattattattgttttattactAGCAATTGAACAATTTCTTTATCGTTGTTAGCTTATGGCATACTTTTAGGTTCTTAAAACcaaggaataaataaatattattcagCATACATTTGGGATGTTTTTTACTTAGATTGCTgatatattgttttattttcattttatgatTAAACAGGGATTGTAATGCGATAAAAGCTCCTCTTCAtattttttagtattatttaaatattaatatgaaggaaaagcaaaaacaaattccaCTGTCACGTCTaagttttatactttatattgCCAGTGAATAAATATCTGAgtacaaatttcattttttaaagtatttacaaCACAAGATTCAAGTCCAACCTACATCCAGATTACTCTGTATATTTTGCTGTTGCAACCAATCATGAAGCGGTTTAAAGTAGCTCAGTAAGCCATCTATGCTGATTTCAGGCTCATCCAGCAGCTTCTGCAGTACTTCCCTGTAGTGAACTGAAGATCCCAGGGACATGGCCTTTTGGAGAATCTCCCCAATGCCACGCTGATCAGATAGATCGCACAGATCCAAAGGTTTCCTGGGATTACCATCTTCGAATTGCCCTGTTTTGGTGCAGAAGTGTTTTAACAATTGGAACTGCAACACAATGCTCAGAAAGTGACTGAAATATatggtaatttaatttatgtatttaaatatgtgtGTTATTCTACCCACCTGGCATACTGGTCATCCACCTCCATGAGCAGCTTTGCCGGCACATCGAACTGTTCGTTGGTCCTTTTCGTTGGAGCTGCTGCACCTGTATAGTGCTCCGTAAATTGCCAATAGGCCTCATTATTATCCGCCTTAATATGTCCGCTCAGCACTTCGATTCGGTAGCGATCCAGGACATAGAAAACGGGCAGGAGGAAGACAACCCGCAGTCCCTGAACGTACAGGCGATTCAGGCGTGCCGGCAACTCCTTCCACTTGTCATCCCTCAGTAAGCCCAGTTTTCTGAGGAAACGCGGTGAACTGGCTGCCAAGGAGAAACACTTTCCAATGGCATCGCTGAAATTGGGAAAGGGCTCCTCTTGCAGTAAAGTGGGTTGAACCGAGGCAGCTCGGTAGTAATGCAGGTCCGCCTGTGTCTCAAACATGTTGAAGAAACGCTCCTCGTCGTTCAGCGGACAGTATGTAAAATTGGTTCTGGGCAGGGCATAATATCGCCAAGCTTTGTGCCAGCAGCGATCGTCGTCATCGGAGGGTACTTTTTGGGCATATGTCCAGAGGGAGCTAAAAGATTTACATGTATGATGATATATacaaaagtggaaaaaaaaatatttttaaacatttttttttaataatattttgtattataaatGAGGAAATCTATATTTAGtctttttactttaattataaGCTTCACGAAAATACAcgaaagatttttaaaaagtgtctTCTGAGCTATGTTTGACTTCAGTTTCTATGAGCTACTACTTATTTTGTCCGAACCTGTATATATTTGGTTGTTAACTTACTTCTCCAACTGGGGCAGACCCAGTGCCCTAAAGTACTCGGCCACATTCCAGAACACCCTTTGAGTGGTGCTCAATCCCCGACGATGCAGTTCCTGGGTAATATTGGCCAAGCCTGTTTCCGGCGAAGGCAAATCCACATACCACTCGGCCTGAACCCTCCGGAAAGCATTGCCAATGAAGACCTCTGCCAGATGTTGGGGATAAGGGGTGTTCCTGGGCACCAACCTCTCGCCATGCATCTTTCTCAAGGAACCCCTGACATGAGCGTGAAACTGAAAAAACAAAGGTCGCAAACCATGCATTATTTTATCCAACAAGGCCATGGTCTCCTGTCCATTTAGCTCCAAAGAACGAAACCAATAGTCCTCGGCACGAGCATATCCATTCAGCTGGGCTGTCTTTTTATACAGATCCATGAAATCCACAAACTGAGATCTGGTGGCCAAGCCCGTACGCCTTCGCCACTCAAACCAGTAATATTCAATCTCGTCCAGATCACGGCTTCCTTGAACTATCGATTGGACCTCTGGTATAAGTCTCAGAGTGCAATTCTCCGGCTGCCTGTATGCACACAGCTTGACGTTATGGTAATTATCACTCATATTGGAGGCCAGGGCATAGACCCGCTCCAAATCCTTAAGTGGCAGTGCCTCATATCCCAATTTTGGGAATTTAGAGAGCAGCCTCCTTTGGTGAGCATTCCCCAAACCCAACCGCTTGAACTTGGCCTTGCGGGTGGTTAGAGTTCTTACAAACTTTAGTAGCTTTTCATCGGTGACCTCGATCTCCAAAAGAGCCACCAAGTCATTGGGTCCGCGCAGTTCATTCAACAACTTAGCCAAAACAGCCTGATCATAAATAACTGCGAGTTGTTGATTGGTTTCATTTAGAAAAGAATCCAATTTAGGATCCGGCGGGGATTCAGCCTGAATAAATCCTGCCAGGAGCTAAGTAATATGAGGTAAGGGAAGTTCAATTGACAATCTCAATAATTTGACTTACGAAAACCACTAAACAAATCCACATATTCCCACACTTTCTACAAAAATCACTGTCGCAACACAGTTTATTAGCTTATTGATATTCCCGGCACTTTTctactttaactttaaatcaAACGTTCTGCGCTTGCGCAGCTCTCGAACGCAACTGACTTGAGCCAACGACAATCAACATCCACGGTCAGTGAAGCAAGTTGGTGGCTGACTGGGCGCCCAGTTGGCCATTTGTAATTATAATGTGTTCCACTTAGCAAACACAGCAACGAGTTCACTCAGCAAATCTAGAAACTCCGTGCCTCTCTATAACTCTTTCATACAAACAATTATAACTAGCTCCCGTGTTTTATTGGGGCCTTTTTACATTTCTTGGAAGCTCTTAAGCCTGTTATGTACCAAGAtgttaaatattcaaaaagcTACCAGAAGTGTTAAGTCAGATCTATTAGTTATACTTCTTTGCAAGGTTTAACAAGTTTTCCTTATACATCTGGTAagttaaaagtaaaagaaagttTTATAGATTTAAGCCAGTAAGGCATTGTGAAACTTTATTGAGCAAAGAAAAGTGTGAGAACACaaaaatcatttcattcaGGAAGACACACACtctgaaattgaaaaaaaaatagatttatagATCATATCCCAATGATCTAAAATTTTCTTAGAAGTCGAAACTTACTATCTGAAGTAGTCCAGCCAATGTGGACATTGTTTTTGATATTCTCCGCCTCCAGCCAAACGCGCAGTGGCTCAAAGTATTCGGCAATGGCCTTTCCGGTCATGACACGCTCTCCGTTGAAGGCTTCCAGTGCATCGGGCCAGGGTTTCGAGGCCCCCATGGACAGCATGTTGCTAAggggttttaaaatatatcaaatcataaaaataactatttgcCAAGACCTACTGGAAAGCAGCTCCAGCTGCAGCACTGCCATAGATGTCACAATTATCCAGGGGCAGCTCCGGATTGTTGGCATCATATTGGCCAGCCTTGATGCAAGCGGACTTGTAGAACTGGAATTGGATGATGAAGGAGACCAGGTAcctaaaacaaatacaaaataaaatgaagttaaaaatatgatattaataaaataaaaccaaccTTAAGTACTCCACATCCGCGGATACGTGATATTTGGCCGGGGCATCGAAGTCCTTCTCGGTGCGCACCACTGGTGGCTCTATGCCGGAATACTCGTCCCTCAGCTTCCAGAAAGCGCAGTTCCAGTTGGCCTTCTCGACCTCGCCGCGGAACAGCGACCAGCGATACTTGTCCATGGTGAAGGCGAAGGGCAGGAACACGATCTTGTCCAGGGCGGTGAGGAAGAGCTGATTGATGCGGGCCTCCTCGTCGCGAACATAGTCCTTTAGCAGGCCGATCTTCTGCAGATGCTTGGGCGTGGACACGGACAGGGAGAGGACATCGCCGACGGCCTCATGGAATCCGGGATTGGCACCGGTGCGGTAGACGAACGGCTGGTGCTGATACTGCAGGAAATACTGAATGTGTCCCAGTTCGTGGTGCACGGTGAAGAGCTGATCCTGGGTAACACGGGTGCACTGCTTGATCCGCACATCGTCGGTCAGGTAAAAGTCCCAGGCACTGGCATGGCAAACCAGATCCCGGCCATCGGTGGGCTTCTCAATGATCGACTTGTCCCAGAAGtccctaaaaaaaattacaagaaaaTTCTGTAAAATCCGAGTTCGAAAATGGTTACCCTAGTTGCAGAGCTAAAAAATGGCTGTATTCAGGATTTTTCATGTTTACTTACTGTGGCAGTTTGGTGAGGTTCATGGAGGTGAAGAAGTCGTCGCCCATTTGGAACATCTTCAGGGCAGTGAATCCCTGCTTCTCCATCTCTTCGCTCACATCGACCAGCGGTTTGTCCGGGAATGGCGATACAATGTCTGCGATTTCGGACCACTGCTGTGCCCACATATTTCCCAAAAGATGCATGGGTATGGGTCCTGTTTCGGAGACCACAGATTCGCCATAGTGTTTTCGCAGGCGGTAGCGCACATAGCCATGGATCTGCTGGTAGAGCGGACGAATCTCGGCGAAGATGTCCTCCAGCTGCTGCTCGAAGGTCTCGTCCTCGTACTCATCCAACCAAGCCTCGGCGCCAGAGGTAAAGTCTGGTGGGAAAAAGGTTATTATTTTGGTATACTTTAAAAGCCTTAGTTATTAAACGATTAAGTTTTTAATcttgatttttaattgctttactCGGGTAtgtaaagcaattaaattaactatTAACATCAACTAATGTGGTTGACAAAAAGCAGtgcaattataatttatcagttttcaatttacatttgGGTAAAAACTAAGCAGCATTTAGTTATTGTAAGTTCAACTTCGGTTAAGTGCATTTTTTTGATGACAAATTGCACTGCAATTGTAACTTATTACCTATGGAAATAAACATGGGTCCAATATGCtacttttttaagatttagttttaagattttaacgttttatgaaagtatataaaaattttataaaatcacaTTATGGTTCgcactttaaacatttttagtatAAGGCGAAAGGGGAAACTATTAACGCACTAttataatgttaaaaaaattgtatcacTTATtcaagataaataaattacatcaCAATTTAGTTCCctgtttaggaattttttctaaaatcaaGGAAATATGTTTTCTAAGTGTAGTAATAGACATTCAATTGATAAATGTATTCACTTACTATTCAGTTTGGCTGCCTTGGTGTTGAGCTCCACGTAGCGCTCGAATTGGGAACGCACGGCGGTTCCGGCCTTGTCGTAGAACTCCCGCCAGTAGTAGGCGAGTTCCTCGTGATCGCGGCTCTTGCTGAGGACCTCCTCGATGTCTGGGTCCAGGGCGAGGTCGCACTTGGTCTTGTCCTTGTAGTCGCACACCTTCACCTTGGCGAAATTCGACTCCATGGCAGAGACCGTTTCCAGGAATTCGGCGTAATCGGCTTCTGGGAGTGCCGCATAGCCCAGTTTGGTCAGCGCCTTAAACTGGCGCTTGATGTCCTCCGACTGGAAGCTGCGCCAGTGGAACTTGTTGGTGTCACTGGCCACCTCCTTCATGAACTTGGCCACCTCGGCAGAGATCTCGTTCTTTTTTCGCTCGTTCTCGTCGGTGATGTTGGAGCCATAGGCCCAGGCAGCCTCGGTTTCGACATTGGTCCGCTTGGCAATCTCCTTGTTCAGATTTTCCAGATACTCCTTGGCCTGGATCTCCTCCTTGACCAAGGCTTTCGCCAGCTGAAAACCGGAGGGGACCTTCATTCGAGTTCATAACCCATCTGATGCCCAGCATTGAACTTACCGCCAAAGTAGCCAGCAGGGCTAGCAGAAACAGTCTCATATTGAGTTCCAACTTTCTCGCCTGGAAATTATAGTAagcatttttgaattttgattagaCCTGTTCCAATTCCTATACGACATATTGTTATGCCAATTCGATGACGTAGTATGCCGAGATGAGGTCTCCCGCGtaattgattaaaatgtcTCATTTTCGGTTGACTTTGGGGTCAGATCGACACGCCATATaccatatactatatatactgCAGTGAGCGTGCGGAATCGTTAAAATTAGCTAGAAAACACTTGAATTGGACAAGTAAACCAATAAGAGATAAGATATTCCCATTGATTGGCTTTTCGTAATCAGATACAAAATCAACCTATAAAGCAGAATGTTGTAAAAAGTAATCTTGGGGTTTTCTTGCTAGACAAGTctatttcatttatataatttaatgtcACATCTAGAATGCaacctaaataaatatcatGTGCCTTTTTGGGCATGGAAAGCCCTAAACAAACTTTACACACAGATGCGTATCAAGATCATAAATAACCTCGATTAGATGGACTAACCACCGCAAAAGTGTGTGagatatttaagaatttacaACCATGTCCACCGAAATGAGTGCGGCAAATATTATGGGATCCAAGCCGTGTATTGCATGATCCAGATAAGATTATTAAGGGATTTAGTGACTGGTTAAATCGAACAGTTCGCAAAGCCATTATATCATAATGAGCAATTACGATCCCAATTAAAGGTTACTAAAGGCTATTTGAAAATACGCTAATTGCGATCAGGGGAACGACTTGCTTCAAGTTCTCCAAATCCCAAAGCGAAAGAGAAACTTACGTTCTGTCCGATGTACgatgttttattttcccaGAGTATCGAGCGTGACCGATCCGCTAGCGGTCTGAACTAAAACTGAGAACGCTCGAGTGACATTGCGCGAGTTTTATAGCCAAGCCCAGAGAAGCGGCCGGAGAATTGGCCGGCAAAGTGcacttaaagaaatatttaagaaaaataataattataagaaCCTACGATTTTTaggattttattaaaagcaaatattgtatatttttctaCCCTCCTagagcttttgtttttaatgctCGTCCTAAACAATcatataaaatgaaatggacaaaatgtttacttttattaaatttgtttttaaaaataataaaaaaagatttcaaGTTTTTTCTGTGTTTCCCTTGAGCAAACTTACTCCGATATCAAAAAGCACTTGGGATTTTATGGTATTTTCAAACTAATCGCAATAGTAATCTCCAGAGGGTTATGTGCCATAGCAAAATGAGTTAACGATaacagatttaattttttttttaatttttaatagaaacCTTAGTATTTAAAAGAACTATGGATTGatgtatttcatttttaggtaaaaccaaaaataattgaaataatttcaagAAAACTTTGTTTcatataaatgtattaaaaatatcaatataatCATATAGAATATtactaatattattattaatatatataatatattattttttccaaagTTGTATCGTAATTGAACTTGTTAAATCAAGAACTGAATTTCGTTAAGTGTGACACTGCCTATCTGTCCCTCGACGTGCCCAACGCTAATCGAGTGACCAAACGACACAAAGTCGTCGAGAGAAATGTCCGATAAACGAgagcattatttatttttaatgcgaGCTCGGCTTAGCTGCAGCTGAGGTCTCCAGACGGAATTAAGGTTCTCGGCCAGGTAGGAGCGAAGATAAGCCGACATATGGAAGATCATTAGTATGCCTGACACATTTCTTCACATTTGGCGGCTTCATTGGCAAATATTGAAGGCGCCTCAAAAAAACCTGAGTTGACAAAAAGAGgtgataatttttaatatgaaaataaactaatgTGCATGAATCTTTCTTTGTGTTACAGAAAAAAGCTTTATGAGGTGGCGAACAATAGtctttgtttgttgtttatttactcTTATATTTGTAggtataaatgttttttttttcaatgtgACATCTATGTCATTCAAAGATTCTTAAAAAACAGtcaacaaatattattttcttttaagataCCCATAGCTGCATAGTCTATAAGTTAggagtaaataattaaaatacattaaataatttaaaaaacatgtattctaatttttcaattttttttaagtttaaaaaccaATGTACTGCATATACTCAAAATATATGTTTGGAGCCAAAATTTTAAGCTCATTGGTCAAAAACTTTGATGTTAAATGTAATAGGTCATTTTAAAGGCCCGCCGACTACAAAAAAATCGATACAATATCGTAATCGAAAGCTGGTTTTCCAACACTAAAAAGTGTAAGAGAAAAGTGAACTTTAATAATTACTACTAAATTATTCACCGTTTCTGAAATGGACAATTCCAGCGAAGGCGATAACAGTCAGACTCGACGGGGCAATTATGACATGGTTAAATGGCCGTT
This genomic stretch from Drosophila gunungcola strain Sukarami unplaced genomic scaffold, Dgunungcola_SK_2 000001F, whole genome shotgun sequence harbors:
- the LOC128262584 gene encoding angiotensin-converting enzyme, whose translation is MWICLVVFLLAGFIQAESPPDPKLDSFLNETNQQLAVIYDQAVLAKLLNELRGPNDLVALLEIEVTDEKLLKFVRTLTTRKAKFKRLGLGNAHQRRLLSKFPKLGYEALPLKDLERVYALASNMSDNYHNVKLCAYRQPENCTLRLIPEVQSIVQGSRDLDEIEYYWFEWRRRTGLATRSQFVDFMDLYKKTAQLNGYARAEDYWFRSLELNGQETMALLDKIMHGLRPLFFQFHAHVRGSLRKMHGERLVPRNTPYPQHLAEVFIGNAFRRVQAEWYVDLPSPETGLANITQELHRRGLSTTQRVFWNVAEYFRALGLPQLENSLWTYAQKVPSDDDDRCWHKAWRYYALPRTNFTYCPLNDEERFFNMFETQADLHYYRAASVQPTLLQEEPFPNFSDAIGKCFSLAASSPRFLRKLGLLRDDKWKELPARLNRLYVQGLRVVFLLPVFYVLDRYRIEVLSGHIKADNNEAYWQFTEHYTGAAAPTKRTNEQFDVPAKLLMEVDDQYASHFLSIVLQFQLLKHFCTKTGQFEDGNPRKPLDLCDLSDQRGIGEILQKAMSLGSSVHYREVLQKLLDEPEISIDGLLSYFKPLHDWLQQQNIQSNLDVGWT
- the LOC128262134 gene encoding angiotensin-converting enzyme produces the protein MRLFLLALLATLALAKALVKEEIQAKEYLENLNKEIAKRTNVETEAAWAYGSNITDENERKKNEISAEVAKFMKEVASDTNKFHWRSFQSEDIKRQFKALTKLGYAALPEADYAEFLETVSAMESNFAKVKVCDYKDKTKCDLALDPDIEEVLSKSRDHEELAYYWREFYDKAGTAVRSQFERYVELNTKAAKLNNFTSGAEAWLDEYEDETFEQQLEDIFAEIRPLYQQIHGYVRYRLRKHYGESVVSETGPIPMHLLGNMWAQQWSEIADIVSPFPDKPLVDVSEEMEKQGFTALKMFQMGDDFFTSMNLTKLPQDFWDKSIIEKPTDGRDLVCHASAWDFYLTDDVRIKQCTRVTQDQLFTVHHELGHIQYFLQYQHQPFVYRTGANPGFHEAVGDVLSLSVSTPKHLQKIGLLKDYVRDEEARINQLFLTALDKIVFLPFAFTMDKYRWSLFRGEVEKANWNCAFWKLRDEYSGIEPPVVRTEKDFDAPAKYHVSADVEYLRYLVSFIIQFQFYKSACIKAGQYDANNPELPLDNCDIYGSAAAGAAFHNMLSMGASKPWPDALEAFNGERVMTGKAIAEYFEPLRVWLEAENIKNNVHIGWTTSDKCVSS